From Gemmatimonadaceae bacterium, a single genomic window includes:
- a CDS encoding C40 family peptidase yields MPTIRAALAPLNAEARVSSPLTSQLLHGEVVEMLDASGDWLRVRGPDAYEGWLHRGYVMPSTGSEATWRLSLGCVTRGVTGIVRALPFGARVAPGDEVVSGEVIDAAAQRARFPQTASAIVATALGYFSGAPYVWGGVSPWGVDCSGLVQRAFGAHGVRLPRDAWQQAEAIHATPASSLEGLAMGELVFFSDRDDRRITHVAIGTGDGGFVHSSLARGGVCAERAVEGDAYVERLAGQVVARGVVG; encoded by the coding sequence GTGCCTACCATCCGCGCTGCACTTGCCCCGCTCAATGCAGAGGCCCGGGTTTCGAGTCCGCTGACCTCGCAGCTGCTGCATGGCGAGGTGGTGGAGATGCTCGACGCGTCGGGCGACTGGCTCAGGGTTCGCGGGCCGGACGCCTATGAGGGGTGGCTGCATCGCGGCTATGTGATGCCGAGTACGGGCAGCGAGGCGACGTGGCGGCTGTCGCTGGGGTGTGTGACGCGTGGCGTCACGGGCATCGTCCGCGCCCTGCCATTTGGCGCCCGCGTGGCGCCGGGCGACGAAGTCGTGAGCGGCGAGGTCATCGACGCCGCCGCGCAGCGCGCGCGCTTTCCGCAGACCGCGTCGGCGATCGTCGCCACGGCCCTTGGTTACTTCAGCGGCGCGCCGTATGTGTGGGGCGGCGTCTCGCCATGGGGCGTGGACTGCTCCGGTCTCGTGCAGCGCGCCTTCGGCGCGCACGGTGTGCGGTTGCCGCGTGATGCGTGGCAGCAGGCCGAAGCCATTCACGCCACCCCGGCGTCGTCGCTCGAGGGGCTCGCGATGGGCGAGCTGGTGTTCTTCTCAGACCGCGACGATCGGCGCATCACGCACGTCGCGATCGGCACGGGCGACGGCGGGTTTGTGCACAGCTCGTTGGCGCGGGGAGGGGTTTGCGCGGAACGAGCGGTTGAGGGTGACGCGTATGTGGAGCGGCTTGCGGGGCAGGTTGTTGCGCGGGGAGTGGTGGGGTAA
- a CDS encoding PAS domain S-box protein, whose product MNPLTSLSASAPAQTLREMLDAIDRAESTALRVQAAADALHDFGFDRVVVSLRDASLNPTFIAKAGSPEVSSTTGAGLKPLPGAVWRRRLPHLERYREGDLYVLDGSDEWVAREFFGSEPSGPSVDGRWLATDLIVGVLRGARQEVVGIVKIAGPRDGLRPAPSVLRDVDELLRLLGKHVSYDALEALARQRSERLQLLQDAGASLTRSLDEQEIMRELARQVQRAVRCDGVAILIPDLHNDTLTTAMRVVRGMERTRGVVRLGDGIVAEVARSGQPVRVGDRDADRLREKAGKALPLSMYDVVGESGAATSVLAVPMRVGIRLVGVLAVHSTLADVYADEDQEVLATMASQAATAIANARRYSESERERRTTEALADVARAVGESLRLGEVLRLILRHSISLLGVEGACIALRTGEYLHIVAAMGSADVLSGLHLPVGASLVGRAVLSNELILVNEFGPDMQLSRVVSGLMKIQRTIVAPLGTGRGTIGAVAVLNRERGFDQEDAKVLQRLADQVAVAIVNARLFEEVEKATREWKLAFDSTASGLVVLEEALTVSRCNARAAELCGSTIAGLLGKRFREALVGAGETPEGLNIDAFIARALREGQPVRGTVRVSSSGRLFTIIAAPHPDGGCVITFDDVSDASRLAEQHRAVLDTVSDGIVIIGQAGRITFANPAARALLQRHDLEGLPAPRFVAPEWNKTVRRHEALVRGGKAQQYECEIVCADGTRRLVEVGSTPLIELGEITGSVACLRDVTKQRLDAIARERSEALYTRLVDAATDAIFTVDLQGRFTSVNPAFLNEAGLTRAQVLGQHYVMLVDPADRREAEMAMAATLMGERRRNQLRCLGAQGSRLTMVTSAPIHEGGHVVGALGIVRDITNDEVQREARGQQARLAAIGQSLGRVANELNNPLASLLALAELQIDSPTLADDDRKALEQIVDEARRASRIVNQLLEGSSEVRSSTDQPGRIPLNTVLRRALDLQGYSLRSARIHLVTDLADTLLEVDGDPLQLQQVFTNIIANAEQALVDYTGERELRVQSRLEGPHVVVEIADSGPGIPASDLPRVIEPMFTTRSLRGHRGLGLTIAHAIVREHGGWLDVRSRHGEGVTCTVRLPLPNGADAGLRIATPVSTAAVGAVRSVLLIEDEMTLRTTISRFLRGQGYTVDLASNGRSALELLQQHRYDVILLDLRMSGMTGEEVYQTIEAAYPDQAAKVLFMTGDLHSEAASRFIRRTGRPVLAKPFTLADLTARLVDVIA is encoded by the coding sequence ATGAATCCGCTGACCTCACTTTCTGCTTCGGCGCCGGCACAGACGCTGCGTGAGATGCTCGACGCGATTGATCGCGCCGAGTCGACGGCGTTGCGCGTGCAGGCTGCGGCCGATGCGTTGCATGATTTCGGATTCGATCGCGTGGTGGTCTCGCTGCGTGATGCGTCGCTCAATCCGACGTTCATTGCGAAGGCCGGTTCGCCGGAGGTTTCGTCGACGACGGGGGCCGGGCTCAAGCCGTTGCCGGGGGCGGTGTGGCGCCGGCGGCTGCCGCATCTTGAGCGCTATCGCGAGGGCGACCTCTATGTGCTCGACGGGAGCGACGAGTGGGTCGCGCGTGAGTTCTTTGGCAGCGAGCCGTCGGGACCGTCGGTTGATGGGCGGTGGCTGGCGACGGATCTGATCGTCGGCGTGCTGCGCGGCGCGCGGCAGGAAGTGGTGGGGATCGTGAAGATTGCCGGTCCCCGCGATGGCCTGCGTCCCGCGCCGTCGGTGCTGCGCGATGTGGACGAGCTGCTGCGGCTCCTGGGCAAGCATGTGTCGTATGACGCGCTGGAGGCGCTGGCGCGGCAGCGGTCGGAACGGCTGCAGCTGCTCCAGGATGCCGGCGCGTCGCTGACGCGGTCGCTCGACGAGCAGGAGATCATGCGCGAGCTGGCGCGTCAGGTGCAGCGAGCGGTGCGGTGCGATGGCGTGGCCATTCTGATTCCCGATCTGCACAACGACACGCTGACCACCGCGATGCGCGTGGTGCGCGGCATGGAGCGGACGCGCGGCGTGGTGCGCCTGGGCGATGGCATCGTGGCGGAGGTGGCGCGGTCCGGCCAGCCGGTGCGCGTGGGCGACCGTGATGCAGATCGCTTGCGTGAGAAGGCGGGGAAGGCGCTGCCGCTCTCAATGTACGATGTGGTGGGTGAGTCGGGCGCGGCGACGAGCGTGCTGGCGGTGCCCATGCGCGTCGGCATTCGGCTGGTCGGCGTGCTGGCGGTGCACTCCACGCTGGCGGATGTGTACGCCGACGAAGACCAGGAAGTGCTGGCGACCATGGCGTCGCAGGCGGCGACGGCGATTGCCAACGCGCGGCGCTATTCCGAGAGCGAACGCGAGCGGCGCACGACCGAGGCGCTGGCCGATGTGGCGCGCGCAGTGGGCGAATCGCTGCGACTGGGTGAAGTGCTGCGGCTCATTTTGCGCCACTCGATCTCGCTGCTCGGCGTGGAGGGCGCGTGCATCGCGCTCCGCACCGGTGAGTATCTGCATATCGTGGCCGCGATGGGCTCGGCGGATGTGCTCTCGGGGCTCCACCTGCCGGTCGGCGCGAGTCTGGTCGGGCGGGCGGTGCTGTCGAATGAGCTCATTCTGGTGAATGAGTTCGGGCCCGATATGCAGCTCAGCCGCGTGGTGTCGGGGCTGATGAAGATCCAGCGCACGATTGTGGCGCCGCTGGGGACCGGTCGCGGCACGATCGGCGCGGTGGCGGTGCTCAATCGCGAGCGCGGCTTCGATCAGGAAGATGCGAAGGTGCTGCAGCGGCTCGCCGACCAGGTGGCCGTGGCGATCGTGAATGCCCGCCTCTTTGAAGAGGTCGAGAAGGCGACGCGCGAGTGGAAGCTGGCGTTCGACAGCACGGCGAGCGGGCTGGTCGTGCTGGAAGAGGCGCTGACGGTGAGCCGTTGCAATGCCCGCGCGGCCGAACTGTGCGGCAGCACGATTGCGGGTCTGCTGGGCAAGCGCTTCCGCGAGGCGCTGGTGGGTGCGGGTGAGACGCCCGAGGGGCTCAACATCGACGCGTTCATCGCGCGTGCGCTGCGCGAAGGGCAGCCGGTGCGTGGCACGGTGCGCGTGTCGTCGAGCGGCCGTCTGTTCACGATCATTGCCGCGCCGCACCCGGATGGTGGGTGTGTGATCACCTTCGACGACGTGTCGGACGCGTCGCGCCTGGCCGAGCAGCATCGCGCCGTGCTCGACACCGTCTCCGACGGCATCGTGATCATCGGGCAGGCTGGTCGCATCACCTTTGCCAATCCCGCGGCGCGGGCGCTGCTGCAGCGCCACGACCTCGAAGGGCTGCCGGCGCCGCGGTTCGTGGCCCCCGAGTGGAACAAGACGGTGCGTCGCCACGAAGCGCTGGTGCGCGGTGGCAAGGCGCAGCAGTACGAATGCGAGATCGTGTGTGCCGATGGCACGCGCCGCCTGGTGGAGGTGGGGTCCACGCCGCTCATCGAGCTCGGGGAAATCACCGGCTCGGTGGCGTGCCTGCGTGACGTCACCAAGCAGCGGCTCGACGCCATTGCGCGCGAGCGGTCGGAGGCGCTGTACACGCGACTCGTCGATGCGGCGACCGATGCCATCTTCACGGTGGACCTGCAGGGGCGCTTTACGAGCGTGAACCCGGCGTTCCTCAATGAAGCGGGGCTGACGCGCGCGCAGGTGCTTGGGCAGCACTATGTCATGCTGGTGGACCCGGCCGATCGCCGCGAGGCGGAAATGGCGATGGCGGCCACCCTCATGGGTGAGCGTCGTCGCAATCAGCTGCGTTGCCTGGGCGCGCAGGGGTCGCGGCTCACGATGGTGACGAGCGCGCCGATTCACGAAGGCGGCCATGTCGTGGGCGCCCTCGGCATCGTTCGCGACATCACCAACGACGAAGTCCAGCGCGAGGCGCGGGGGCAGCAGGCGCGTCTGGCGGCGATCGGGCAGTCGCTCGGCCGCGTGGCCAATGAGCTCAACAACCCGCTCGCGAGCCTGCTGGCGCTGGCCGAACTGCAGATCGATTCGCCCACGCTGGCCGACGACGATCGCAAGGCGCTCGAGCAGATCGTGGACGAAGCGCGCCGCGCGAGCCGCATCGTGAACCAGCTGCTCGAAGGGAGCAGCGAGGTGCGGTCGAGCACCGATCAGCCGGGGCGCATTCCGCTCAATACCGTGCTGCGTCGCGCGCTCGACCTGCAGGGTTACTCGCTGCGCTCGGCGCGTATCCATCTGGTCACCGACCTCGCGGATACGCTGCTCGAAGTGGACGGTGACCCGCTGCAGCTGCAGCAGGTGTTCACGAACATCATCGCGAACGCCGAACAGGCGCTGGTCGACTACACCGGCGAGCGCGAATTGCGGGTCCAGTCGCGACTCGAAGGCCCGCATGTGGTGGTCGAGATCGCCGATTCGGGGCCGGGTATTCCGGCGAGTGATCTGCCGCGCGTGATCGAGCCGATGTTCACCACGCGCAGCCTGCGCGGCCATCGCGGCCTCGGTCTCACCATCGCGCACGCCATCGTGCGCGAGCATGGCGGCTGGCTGGACGTGCGCTCGCGGCACGGCGAAGGGGTCACCTGTACGGTGCGGCTCCCGCTGCCGAATGGCGCCGACGCCGGCCTGCGCATCGCCACTCCGGTGAGCACCGCCGCGGTGGGCGCGGTGCGCAGCGTGCTGCTCATCGAAGACGAGATGACGCTCCGGACCACGATCAGCCGCTTCCTGCGCGGGCAGGGGTACACGGTGGATCTCGCCAGCAACGGCCGCAGCGCGCTCGAACTGCTGCAGCAGCATCGCTACGACGTGATCCTGCTCGATCTGCGCATGAGCGGCATGACGGGCGAAGAGGTCTACCAGACCATCGAAGCGGCGTACCCGGATCAGGCGGCCAAGGTGCTGTTCATGACCGGCGACCTCCACAGCGAAGCCGCGTCACGGTTTATCCGGCGGACGGGGCGACCGGTGTTGGCGAAGCCGTTCACGCTGGCGGACCTTACGGCGCGGCTGGTGGATGTGATCGCCTAA
- a CDS encoding translocation/assembly module TamB domain-containing protein: protein MAPRRRTIVLGTAAVLLSLVALVVAGVVALTQTERGLNLMLRAAMPAVKRLVPGRLYVGTVRGNLFTDITIDTLDLKAPDGTPFISSGPIHFTYDPRDLLDSRIVVKSLEVQRPKVTLVDYGNDDWNLWRAIGRNKNKTKRPRTTRLGQYIVIDTTAIHELQFVARLPWFPSDTLRGRMRDSSITEHLTRLTDEFRQEDGRYVHVLRFLRGTINLGRSRIADPDSAGLRFAVGRMDVVWNSPPMWFQNLRGTARILKDTLWVDSARFTLPQSRAAGTAKVVWGGGLPVRYDIRLKSDSVAMTDLAWIDETIPHSGGGAMDLVIKNDPKNLSILEYQITNMDARSLKSRLLGDMTWGVGGPVTRLTNVNLRLEPAHTDLLRWFNAKPFPFDWQGRLTGTVKGRGGFLHDWKLDEAKLAFADEHVPGAESRAVATGMLNIYQPAEAILKGVALKVEYLDFRTPRFVNPLFPKLNGFARGTMQLDSLWYDARFSNADLELVDGPGQPSRFTGNGRYTLIPEGVVFDVDMQALPLSYTTLSRSYQDMPLRGEAVGRIKAKGMAEQFDLQATLSGEGGQLSFTGVADALDPVMGANGAWSVRGGNLRSLFGTTALPVSTLNASGTVDMRATLDAKTDKFIINSIVGPLKVTLDQFSRIADARLYGGTASMQFDSGRVKIDTLAVESSALRLTARGALGLDQTKRDTLRLTMAIDSLGGLRPWLASTDSTTKPFVLPTDTLRGNLELSALLAGSIDTLDARGLDLDVRADLRDVVVASSRTRRASIDGQVRDVLRGATGQASLTADSAVFGGIDVASVAGRSTLVGGLAERFSLTMRTPNDARIALTGGVTRRHDSTDVRLDTILVRVDSGMAKPRGFGLVAPATIQLFGGGQGALDSLVLQHTDTGRVAMRGVIGAAGIVSGRFEMDRVPLSDVGALLRTTGLSTGTASARLDVSGTRERPLLDGTMDVRNAVAGRVRIGDLYARAHYDSLRLRVAGGLRVDGKPALEASASLPLDLALVAAHQRQLDEPLVGRITSPRTNLALLESLFPDVTRSRGSLETDVSLTGTWARPRLRGQLRLDDASLSLNNLGIRLDNARADIGLAGDTIYIRRFGATSGLPTDSLGVSGFVAITDISQPSFDLRLAANNFLAIDKARTASITLTTPTPITLTGSSEAPRVRGAVRLDRGRVYINQLAQRRALDLTDADLLDTARFAMNALLPSAPSSLVRNLQLNDVRIGIGDDMWLRSPEANLKLGGQLRVTRSVSRDGVARLALADSLTVERGTYQLNLGIARPGFEVERGLVRFFGDPDLEPSLDITALHVVRETRANSNRQDVRIRVNIGGTVNRPTLALTSADNPPLPESDMLSYLVTGEPAYSLLGTNSYAEQGATLALRLAGSYLSSRLAGGRFDVVQVEPTALAPGEAANLRENGLGILASTRVGVGGQVARNTYLTFSTGLCGLAPQSNGGGDAFSLFAQGLGVKLERRFDRGLSASLGLEPGSSAQACGRLGISRTFQQTPPQIGIDFFRFWTF from the coding sequence ATGGCCCCGCGCCGGCGCACCATCGTGCTGGGGACGGCAGCGGTGCTGCTGTCGCTCGTCGCGCTCGTGGTGGCCGGTGTGGTGGCGCTCACGCAGACCGAGCGCGGGCTCAACCTGATGCTGCGCGCCGCGATGCCGGCGGTAAAGCGCCTGGTGCCCGGCCGTCTCTATGTGGGGACGGTGCGCGGCAATCTGTTCACCGACATCACCATCGACACGCTCGATCTCAAGGCGCCCGACGGCACGCCGTTCATTTCGTCGGGGCCGATTCACTTCACCTACGATCCGCGCGACCTGCTCGATTCGCGCATCGTGGTGAAGAGCCTCGAGGTGCAGCGGCCGAAAGTGACGCTGGTGGACTACGGCAACGACGACTGGAACCTCTGGCGCGCGATCGGTCGCAACAAGAACAAGACCAAGCGCCCGCGCACCACGCGGCTTGGGCAGTACATCGTGATCGACACGACCGCGATTCACGAGCTGCAGTTCGTGGCGCGGCTGCCGTGGTTCCCGAGCGATACGCTGCGCGGGCGCATGCGCGACAGTTCGATTACCGAGCATCTGACGCGCCTTACCGACGAATTCCGCCAGGAAGACGGGCGGTACGTGCATGTGCTCCGATTCCTGCGCGGCACCATCAATCTCGGGCGCTCGCGCATCGCCGATCCCGATTCGGCAGGGCTGCGCTTTGCGGTGGGGCGCATGGATGTGGTGTGGAATTCGCCGCCGATGTGGTTCCAGAACCTCCGCGGCACGGCACGCATTCTGAAGGACACGCTGTGGGTCGACAGTGCGAGGTTCACCCTGCCGCAGTCGCGCGCGGCCGGGACCGCCAAGGTGGTGTGGGGCGGCGGCCTGCCGGTGCGCTATGACATCCGCCTCAAGAGCGACTCGGTGGCGATGACGGATCTGGCGTGGATCGACGAAACGATTCCGCACAGTGGCGGCGGTGCGATGGATCTCGTCATCAAGAACGATCCCAAGAACCTGTCGATCCTCGAGTATCAGATCACCAACATGGACGCACGCTCGCTCAAGTCGCGCCTGTTGGGCGACATGACGTGGGGCGTGGGTGGGCCGGTCACGCGGCTGACCAATGTGAACTTGCGGCTCGAACCGGCGCACACGGACCTGCTGCGCTGGTTCAATGCCAAACCCTTCCCGTTCGACTGGCAGGGGCGTCTCACCGGGACGGTGAAGGGGCGCGGCGGTTTCCTGCACGACTGGAAGCTCGACGAGGCGAAGCTCGCGTTTGCCGATGAGCACGTGCCGGGTGCCGAGTCGCGCGCAGTGGCCACCGGCATGCTGAACATCTATCAGCCGGCGGAAGCGATCCTCAAGGGCGTCGCCCTGAAGGTGGAGTACCTCGATTTCCGCACGCCGCGCTTCGTGAACCCGCTCTTCCCCAAGCTGAACGGCTTTGCGCGCGGCACGATGCAGCTCGATTCGCTCTGGTACGACGCGCGCTTCTCCAACGCCGATCTGGAGCTGGTGGACGGCCCGGGGCAGCCGTCGCGCTTTACCGGCAACGGGCGCTACACGCTGATTCCGGAAGGCGTGGTGTTCGATGTGGACATGCAGGCGCTCCCGCTCAGCTACACTACGCTGTCGCGCTCGTATCAGGACATGCCGCTGCGTGGCGAAGCGGTGGGGCGTATCAAGGCGAAGGGGATGGCGGAGCAGTTCGATCTGCAGGCCACGCTCTCGGGTGAGGGCGGGCAGCTGTCATTCACCGGCGTGGCCGATGCGCTGGACCCGGTGATGGGCGCGAATGGCGCGTGGAGTGTGCGCGGTGGCAACCTGCGCTCGCTCTTTGGCACGACGGCGCTGCCGGTGTCCACGTTGAACGCGTCGGGGACGGTGGACATGCGGGCCACCCTCGACGCGAAGACCGACAAGTTCATCATCAACTCGATCGTGGGGCCGCTCAAGGTCACGCTCGATCAGTTCTCCCGCATTGCCGACGCCCGGTTGTACGGCGGCACGGCCTCGATGCAGTTCGACTCGGGGCGGGTGAAGATCGACACGCTCGCGGTGGAGAGCTCGGCGCTGCGGCTCACCGCGCGCGGCGCCCTGGGGCTTGATCAGACCAAGCGCGATACGCTGCGCCTGACGATGGCGATCGACTCGCTGGGCGGTTTGCGCCCGTGGCTCGCGTCCACGGATTCGACGACCAAGCCCTTCGTGCTGCCGACCGATACGCTGCGCGGCAATCTGGAGCTGTCGGCGCTGCTGGCGGGGTCGATCGATACCCTCGATGCGCGCGGGCTGGATCTCGACGTGCGCGCCGATCTGCGTGACGTCGTGGTTGCCAGTTCGCGTACGCGACGCGCGTCGATCGATGGGCAGGTGCGCGACGTGCTGCGCGGTGCCACTGGCCAGGCGAGTCTGACGGCCGACTCGGCGGTGTTCGGTGGGATCGACGTGGCGTCGGTGGCCGGGCGCAGCACGCTGGTGGGTGGGTTGGCGGAGCGTTTCAGCCTCACGATGCGCACCCCCAACGACGCTCGCATCGCGCTCACCGGCGGGGTGACGCGCCGGCACGATTCGACCGACGTGCGCCTCGATACGATTCTCGTGCGCGTGGACAGCGGCATGGCCAAGCCGCGCGGCTTCGGGCTCGTGGCGCCGGCCACGATTCAGCTCTTCGGTGGTGGGCAGGGCGCCCTCGATTCGCTGGTCCTGCAGCACACCGATACCGGACGGGTCGCGATGCGCGGCGTCATTGGCGCGGCCGGCATCGTATCGGGGCGCTTCGAGATGGACCGGGTGCCGCTCAGCGATGTGGGGGCGCTGCTCCGGACCACGGGCCTCAGCACCGGCACGGCCAGCGCCCGCCTCGATGTGAGCGGTACGCGTGAGCGTCCGCTGCTCGACGGCACGATGGACGTCCGGAACGCCGTGGCGGGCCGCGTGCGTATTGGCGATCTCTATGCCCGGGCGCACTACGATTCGCTGCGATTGCGCGTCGCCGGTGGTTTGCGGGTCGATGGCAAGCCGGCGCTCGAAGCATCGGCCAGCTTACCACTGGATCTGGCGCTGGTCGCAGCGCACCAGCGTCAGTTGGATGAACCGCTGGTGGGGCGCATCACGTCGCCACGCACGAACCTGGCGCTGCTCGAGTCGCTCTTCCCGGATGTGACCCGCTCGCGCGGGTCGCTCGAGACCGACGTGAGCCTCACCGGTACATGGGCGCGTCCGCGTTTGCGCGGGCAGCTGCGGCTGGATGATGCCTCACTCTCGCTCAACAACCTGGGCATCCGGCTCGACAACGCCCGGGCGGATATCGGGCTCGCCGGCGACACCATCTATATCCGGCGCTTTGGCGCGACGAGCGGCCTGCCGACCGATTCGCTCGGGGTGTCGGGGTTCGTGGCGATCACGGACATCAGCCAGCCGAGCTTTGACCTGCGGCTGGCCGCGAACAACTTCCTGGCGATCGACAAGGCGCGCACGGCGAGCATCACGCTCACGACGCCCACGCCGATCACGCTGACGGGATCGAGCGAGGCGCCGCGGGTGCGTGGCGCCGTGCGACTCGATCGCGGCCGCGTGTACATCAACCAGCTCGCGCAGCGGCGCGCGTTGGATTTGACGGACGCCGACCTGCTGGATACGGCGCGCTTCGCGATGAATGCGCTGCTGCCGAGCGCGCCGAGTTCGCTGGTGCGCAACCTGCAGCTCAACGATGTGCGCATCGGCATCGGCGACGACATGTGGCTGCGCAGCCCGGAAGCGAATCTCAAGCTCGGCGGGCAGCTGCGCGTCACGCGCTCGGTCTCGCGCGATGGAGTGGCGCGTCTGGCGCTCGCCGATTCGCTCACGGTCGAGCGTGGCACCTATCAGCTGAACCTTGGTATCGCCCGCCCGGGCTTCGAGGTGGAGCGCGGGCTGGTGCGCTTCTTCGGCGATCCGGATCTCGAGCCGAGTCTCGATATTACGGCCCTGCATGTGGTGCGCGAAACGCGCGCGAACTCGAACCGCCAAGATGTGCGCATCCGCGTGAACATCGGCGGCACGGTGAACCGCCCGACGCTCGCGCTCACCAGCGCCGACAATCCTCCGCTCCCGGAGAGCGACATGCTCAGCTACCTGGTGACGGGCGAGCCGGCGTACTCGCTGCTGGGGACCAATTCGTACGCCGAGCAGGGTGCGACGCTCGCGCTGCGTTTGGCGGGGAGCTATCTGTCGAGCCGCCTCGCCGGCGGGCGCTTCGATGTGGTGCAGGTGGAGCCGACGGCGCTCGCGCCGGGTGAAGCGGCCAACCTGCGCGAGAATGGCCTCGGCATTCTTGCGTCGACCCGCGTGGGTGTGGGTGGGCAGGTGGCCCGCAACACGTATCTGACTTTCAGCACGGGCCTCTGCGGTCTGGCCCCCCAGTCGAACGGCGGTGGCGACGCATTCTCGCTCTTTGCGCAGGGGCTTGGCGTCAAACTCGAGCGCCGCTTCGACCGCGGCCTCTCGGCCTCCCTCGGTCTCGAGCCGGGCAGCTCGGCGCAGGCGTGCGGGCGCCTTGGGATCAGCCGCACCTTCCAGCAGACGCCTCCCCAGATCGGCATCGACTTCTTCCGCTTCTGGACGTTCTGA